Genomic window (Neochlamydia sp. AcF84):
CTTCTCTTTAAGTTCCCGTTAGAGCTAGTGATTCCTCCCTAATCTTAAAGGGTCCCTCTCCAGGCAGAATTAGCCGAATATAGAGCACATTTTGGAGTTTATAGAGCTGTTTCATTCCCTCGATGAATTGGTTCTAGAACGCTCCGGTGCTAGGCATATCCCAGGATACTTCTCTAATATGAGGTAAGAGTCAAATTAGAGGATTATTATGGCTAAAAAAGTTTTATCTACCTATGAAAGGCTTGCTCCAAGGCCCAGTTCGTAAGAAAAGAATGGGTGAAGAATACCAAGAGCTTTTATTATCTGAGTGAATCATTGCTTTAATAGAGGAAGATCATATTTCTGTTAGAAAGCTTGCCAAAGTAGCAGGATTATCACCTTCTATCCTTCAAGGCATTCGATCAGGCCAGAAGGATTACCTAACGCTTAAATCCTTTGCAAATATCATTTTTGCTTGGGGATATTCTATTGTATTGGAATAATCGCAGGATAATTAACGTTCACCAAGAAAGTTATGAGCTCCCGGCTTAAGGGAGCAACGGGGGGAGCACATCTACATCATTGTAATTAGAAGCTTGAAAATATTATTTAATCCCGATAAGTTATAACATCTTTGACGATGCTTTACCCTTAGAATTAATTTAGGAGTTATTTTATGATTAGAAGTTCATATCCAATACTTGACGAAGCTTTTTGTGCTATTCAAGGCTTTGCTGGAGCTCATCTTGTAAATGTCATTAAAGGTGCAAAGATTCTTAATCCTGTCTCTGCAGCTATATGTTTTGCTGGTATTGCTTTAACAGAAAAGGTTATTTATGAATTAAGTAAGCGTGTTATTCCTGGATCTACGATGTTTTTAGGTCCGATTCCTATCGGACCTAAAAACATCGTATCTTATAGTTTAGCTACCTATACAGCATTTAAAATTATGAAATTAGCCGGCTTAATTTTAGCGATACCTAAAGGGATCGTAGTTATAAGTACTGCCTGCTCAGTAGCTTTGGTAATAGGTAGTATTGCAACTATTATAAAGCAGCCTTTTAAATCTTTTAATGAACGTCTACAATAGCATATTGCATCTACAATATGGGCTCTTTATCCATGCAGCTTAAGGAGGGGGGGTAACCTATGCCTAAGTCACCGGTAACTAGGAGCCTTCCCTAATCTCTTATACAACATCTTTGACCCGCCGTTGGCTTGTCAAAGTTCGTGGCGCACAATCATCAGCATAACTTTTTAGGCCCCTAGGTTCTTCTTGTTTTTAAATTTGCTTTCATTTTATCTAAAGGGTAATCTTTGCCACCTTCTTTGATTCAAAGAATAAAAGAATTTTTAAGAAGATTTAATGTCATATTCCTCTAAAATTTTTTTAACCTTACTGACGTTATCTCCTTGAATTTCAATATCTGCATCCTTGATTGCACCTCCGCACCCAAGCTTCTTCTTGAGAAGAGAGGCTAGATGAATGAGTTCGTTAGAAGGTATATTTAAATTTAAAATAACTGTTAAAATATTCTTCCCTCTTTTGACTAAACGAATCTTTACCCCTTTCGGAGGCTTTGAGGAAGCTGGTTTGCTGGGTATCCATTGTCCTTCTATTGTAAAAGGCATATTTCTCTCTTTTAAGTAAGTGTTAGAAAAGCCAAAAGCTTTTATTCCAAGCGCCCTAAACCCTTTCTACGGCTCTTTTCAAACATCCATTTAAAAAGCAAAATAGAAAACGTTAGGTAAATAGCGTTTAAAGTTAGGCTATAAAAAAGATAGATATGGGGGAAAGGTTTTTCATCTAAAATGCTTCGCATGCCTTCGAAAATATAGGTGGAGGGCAATAGCCAAGAGATTTTCTGGGCCCATGCGGGCAAAATATTTACAGGATAAAACACCGCACTGAAAGGCGCAAATAGAAAACCGATCATCCAAGCTAGCATTTCGACTTGATGGCCCCAGTAAATAATAATACTGGCGGCTACGAAGCCGAGGGTCCATCCAAACATAAGTAGCAGGATAGTAAAAGGAAGAAATGACCATCCTACGGTAAATACGTTTAATGTATAAAGTAAGTAGACCGTAACTGCTCCAAAGGCTACCGTTAAGATTAGCTTGCATAAGCAGAGTAATATCGTTCCTATTATCCATTCACAGATCTTTAAGGGAGTAGAAAAAAGGTTAACTAAGTTGCGATTCCAAAACTCTTGAAGAATATTTATTGAAATATCCACCGATCCACGCCAGGTTACTTGCCAAAAGATTAAAGCGGTCATAAGTACCAAAGGAAGGTTGGCTACATGATTTTGATGTTGTATCCACCTTGAGGTTAAGCCCCAGAGAAGAATATCTACGAGAGGCCAGTAAAAGATATCGGATAGCTGGTTGGGTCCTTTAATCGCATTATAATAATAACGAAAGAAAACACCTTTGATTCTACTAAAGTTCATCGTTTTTGCTTGGCTATATGGTGAAAAAAATCATCGAGAGAAGGCTCTTTTATTTTGATAGTGACATAGTTTACTCCTTCTTTACTTAAAGCCTGCAAAAAAGCAGGAATTTTGTCTTCTTCTATGAGAATTTCGATATTTCGATGATCCACATTATATTTAAAACCGGCTGTTGATGCTACTGCTATGGTACGCTTAAGGCCTGCCTGTACGCATAATTTAACGCGAACGGCTGAAATGCTTTTAGCTAATTTTTCGGGAAGATCGTCAGCAATGATTTTACCTTCTTTAAGAAAAATTGTACGATCACAGACTTCCATGACTTCTTCCATTTTATGAGAGGAAAAGAGGATAGAAAGGCCCTTTTTATCTCTTTGTTCAAGAAGAAAAGAACAGATGTCGCTTGCTATATCAGGATCTAATGAGGCGGTAGGTTCGTCTAAAAGCACTATCTGAGGATTAGTAAAAAAAGCTTTAACTAGCATGAGCCGAGTGACTTGCCCCGCAGACAATGAAGCTACCCGCTGATTCCTCTTTCCAAGGATTCCAAAGCGTTCTAAGAGGGGATCAAATTTTAGAGCACTTTCCTTTCGGGTCAAACCATAGAGCAGGCCAAAGACTTCTAGATTTTCTTTAACAGTTAGAATCCAAGGGAGACTGGTGTAGGTGCTGGCAAACGAAACCTTCTCAAGAATTTCTGAACGAGCATGAGCAAAGTCTTGTTGGAAATAAAAAATAGCTCCTGAAGTGTAGGCTAGCGTACCTAAAAGCATTTGGATTGTAGTAGTCTTACCTGATCCATTGGGCCCTAGTAATCCTAAAATTTCTCCTTTTCTTAAATCAAAAGAAATTTTATCAATCGCTGTAAAAGGAATTTTTCCAGGGTAAATCTTTGTAAGATTTTGAACAGAAAGAACATTAATCATATAAGCTTTTTTATTCCCTCAAATTAAACAGATAATAATTTATATCATTCTTTAGTCTTTTCACTCAATAGAGAGCAAAACTTCCAAATTTTTTTC
Coding sequences:
- a CDS encoding ABC transporter ATP-binding protein; amino-acid sequence: MINVLSVQNLTKIYPGKIPFTAIDKISFDLRKGEILGLLGPNGSGKTTTIQMLLGTLAYTSGAIFYFQQDFAHARSEILEKVSFASTYTSLPWILTVKENLEVFGLLYGLTRKESALKFDPLLERFGILGKRNQRVASLSAGQVTRLMLVKAFFTNPQIVLLDEPTASLDPDIASDICSFLLEQRDKKGLSILFSSHKMEEVMEVCDRTIFLKEGKIIADDLPEKLAKSISAVRVKLCVQAGLKRTIAVASTAGFKYNVDHRNIEILIEEDKIPAFLQALSKEGVNYVTIKIKEPSLDDFFHHIAKQKR
- a CDS encoding ABC transporter permease, translated to MNFSRIKGVFFRYYYNAIKGPNQLSDIFYWPLVDILLWGLTSRWIQHQNHVANLPLVLMTALIFWQVTWRGSVDISINILQEFWNRNLVNLFSTPLKICEWIIGTILLCLCKLILTVAFGAVTVYLLYTLNVFTVGWSFLPFTILLLMFGWTLGFVAASIIIYWGHQVEMLAWMIGFLFAPFSAVFYPVNILPAWAQKISWLLPSTYIFEGMRSILDEKPFPHIYLFYSLTLNAIYLTFSILLFKWMFEKSRRKGLGRLE
- a CDS encoding translation initiation factor, encoding MPFTIEGQWIPSKPASSKPPKGVKIRLVKRGKNILTVILNLNIPSNELIHLASLLKKKLGCGGAIKDADIEIQGDNVSKVKKILEEYDIKSS